In Hydra vulgaris chromosome 06, alternate assembly HydraT2T_AEP, a genomic segment contains:
- the LOC136081764 gene encoding proline-rich transmembrane protein 1-like isoform X2 codes for MEQNYRSEQPPHFQALAQVSPSQSYQSQQYGPSTPLIGNAPYRNPYHAIGIVTQQPEVNMAQLPNSYRATAWFTCLFCCWPLGLMSIKKSNEVETAISLGDIERAQLASKSARNYAIAAVFGGLFVIALLVIYALNL; via the exons ATGGAACAAAATTATAGAT ctGAGCAACCTCCTCATTTCCAAGCATTAGCTCAAGTATCTCCATCTCAAAGTTATCAATCTCAGCAATATGGTCCTTCAACTCCACTAATTGGAAATGCACCTTACAGAAAC ccTTATCATGCAATAGGCATTGTAACTCAGCAACCTGAAGTCAATATGGCACAACTTCCAAATAGTTATAGAGCAACTGCGTggtttacttgtttattttgCTGTTGGCCTCTTGGTCTAATGTCAATTAAAAAGTCTAATGAG gtTGAAACAGCTATTTCATTAGGTGATATTGAAAGAGCTCAACTTGCTTCTAAATCCGCAAGAAATTATGCCATTGCAGCTGTGTTTGGTGGACTTTTTGTTATAgcattattagtaatatatgcactcaatttataa
- the LOC136081764 gene encoding proline-rich transmembrane protein 1-like isoform X1 codes for MELNFRRSRTLKCVTTLPGCCVTQCLNPLILTFQSSTKKSNTKLLDTPYHAIGIVTQQPEVNMAQLPNSYRATAWFTCLFCCWPLGLMSIKKSNEVETAISLGDIERAQLASKSARNYAIAAVFGGLFVIALLVIYALNL; via the exons atGGAATTAAACTTTAGAAGGTCGAGAACTTTGAAATGTGTCACAACTCTACCTGGATGTTGCGTTACCCAATGTCTTAACCCCTTGATCTTAACATTTCAGTCATCGACCAAAAAGTCCAACACCAAGTTGTTAGACACG ccTTATCATGCAATAGGCATTGTAACTCAGCAACCTGAAGTCAATATGGCACAACTTCCAAATAGTTATAGAGCAACTGCGTggtttacttgtttattttgCTGTTGGCCTCTTGGTCTAATGTCAATTAAAAAGTCTAATGAG gtTGAAACAGCTATTTCATTAGGTGATATTGAAAGAGCTCAACTTGCTTCTAAATCCGCAAGAAATTATGCCATTGCAGCTGTGTTTGGTGGACTTTTTGTTATAgcattattagtaatatatgcactcaatttataa